The following proteins are encoded in a genomic region of Micropterus dolomieu isolate WLL.071019.BEF.003 ecotype Adirondacks linkage group LG04, ASM2129224v1, whole genome shotgun sequence:
- the LOC123969663 gene encoding eukaryotic translation initiation factor 3 subunit A-like isoform X3, whose product MCSADSLREFVSGRLSAAAEEILTVFKNTVAEYEEEIERQRRLLELVWKPEIQLHRLELPQQHVCKEEQVLADQQLWIQESLDQEDPQPPQVKEEQEELRTSPEGEQLGLKQETDAFMLTPAHEEREHSEAELNSDHQLLSHDCHVAESRDQRGGEREDSGSTRDAEPKQKKQDNNRRSPRNKSAMSKVHHDPHTASRRWWRCGRVLHRNFFARHCGTTWRPCVRLCPGSGVESGSPPAGPPGSGSARTPAPPPPRTGPDPASLPPSTCSRSSGGRRRAPRPAAEAPPPASGRASPRCCAGPR is encoded by the exons ATGTGTTCAGCCGACAGCCTGAGAGAGTTTGTCAGCGGGCGGCTAAGTGCTGCCGCTGAAGAGATTCTCACAGTCTTTAAAAACACTGTCGCCGAGTACGAGGAAGAGATCGAGCGTCAGCGCAGGCTGCTGGAGCTGGTTTGGAAACCCGAAATCCAGTTACACCGGCTGG AGCTCCCGCAGCAACATGTCTGTAAGGAGGAGCAGGTTCtggctgaccagcagctctggaTTCAGGagagtctggaccaggaggacccacagcctccacaggttaaagaggaacaggaggaactccgGACCAGTccggagggagagcagcttggACTGAAGCAGGAGACTGACGCCTTTATGTTGACTCCTGCTCATGAGGAAAGGGAGcacagtgaagcagaactgaacagcgaccaccagctcctctctcacgACTGTCATGTAGCTGAGAGCCGAGATCAGAGAGGAGGCGAGCGTGAAGACTCAGGATCAACTAGAGATGCAGAGCCAAAACAAAAGAAGCAAGATAACAACAGGAGAAGCCCCAGAAACAAGTCTGCCATGTCAAAGGTTCACCATGATCCTCACACAG cctCCCGCCGCTGGTGGCGCTGTGGGCGCGTTCTTCACAGGAACTTCTTCGCTCGGCATTGTGGGACAACATGGCGGCCGTGTGTAAGGTTGTGTCCAGGCTCGGGTGTGGAGTCCGGTTCTCCTCCTGCAGGTCCACCAGGCTCTGGTTCAGCTCGGACTCCAGCGCCCCCCCCGCCGCGGACAGGCCCAGATCCGGCTTCGCTGCCGCCTTCGACCTGCAGTCGGAGCTCCGGCGGGAGGCGGAGAGCTCCGCGGCCGGCAGCAGAGGCTCCTCCTCCGGCCAGCGGGAGAGCT
- the LOC123969663 gene encoding gastrula zinc finger protein XlCGF57.1-like isoform X1: MCSADSLREFVSGRLSAAAEEILTVFKNTVAEYEEEIERQRRLLELVWKPEIQLHRLELPQQHVCKEEQVLADQQLWIQESLDQEDPQPPQVKEEQEELRTSPEGEQLGLKQETDAFMLTPAHEEREHSEAELNSDHQLLSHDCHVAESRDQRGGEREDSGSTRDAEPKQKKQDNNRRSPRNKSAMSKVHHDPHTGKNSFTCDTCGKEFQYKLVFQKHLRYHTGEKPYSCKTCGKDFRTRVKLQYHMKTHTDEKLYTCKTCGKDFRTRVKLQYHMKTHTDEKLYSCKTCGKAFRTSTELRLHIRTHTGEKPYSCKTCGKSFSQRSHVMAHLRTHTGEKPYSCETCGKDFRTRHTLQLHIRTHTGEKPFLCKTCGKRFTDNSSCKKHMRIHTGEKPYSCETCGKAFRDLTQLKIHKIEHTGEKPYSCKACGKFFNQRCNLIAHLRTHTDEKPYSCETCGKDFRTRHQLQLHIRTHTGERPFLCKTCGRRFSDNSSCKQHTRIHTGEKPYSCEICGKDFRVSGQLKIHIKREHTGEKL; encoded by the exons ATGTGTTCAGCCGACAGCCTGAGAGAGTTTGTCAGCGGGCGGCTAAGTGCTGCCGCTGAAGAGATTCTCACAGTCTTTAAAAACACTGTCGCCGAGTACGAGGAAGAGATCGAGCGTCAGCGCAGGCTGCTGGAGCTGGTTTGGAAACCCGAAATCCAGTTACACCGGCTGG AGCTCCCGCAGCAACATGTCTGTAAGGAGGAGCAGGTTCtggctgaccagcagctctggaTTCAGGagagtctggaccaggaggacccacagcctccacaggttaaagaggaacaggaggaactccgGACCAGTccggagggagagcagcttggACTGAAGCAGGAGACTGACGCCTTTATGTTGACTCCTGCTCATGAGGAAAGGGAGcacagtgaagcagaactgaacagcgaccaccagctcctctctcacgACTGTCATGTAGCTGAGAGCCGAGATCAGAGAGGAGGCGAGCGTGAAGACTCAGGATCAACTAGAGATGCAGAGCCAAAACAAAAGAAGCAAGATAACAACAGGAGAAGCCCCAGAAACAAGTCTGCCATGTCAAAGGTTCACCATGATCCTCACACAGGTAAAAACTCTTTCACATGTGACACATGTGGGAAAGAGTTTCAGTACAAGTTAGTATTTCAGAAACACCTGAGATACCACACGggtgagaagccgtattcttgcaaaacatgtgggaaagaCTTCAGAACCAGAGTTAAATTGCAATACCACATGAAAACCCACACAGATGAGAAGCTGTATACTTGCAAAACATGCGGGAAAGACTTCAGAACCAGAGTTAAATTGCAATACCACATGAAAACCCACACAGATGAGAAGCTGTATTCTTGCAAAACATGCGGGAAAGCCTTCAGAACCAGCACTGAATTGCGACTCCATataagaacccacacaggtgagaagccgtattcttgcaaaacatgtggaAAATCTTTTAGCCAGAGGAGTCACGTGATGGCCCAtctgagaacccacacaggcgAGAAGCCGtattcatgtgaaacatgtggcAAAGACTTCAGAACCCGCCATACACTGCAACTCCATATAAgaacacacacaggtgagaagccgttcCTTTGCAAAACCTGCGGTAAAAGATTCACTGACAATTCATCATGTAAAAAACAtatgagaatccacacaggcgagaagccgtattcttgtgaaacatgtgggaaagctttcagaGATCTTACTCAATTGAAAATTCACAAAATAgaacacacaggtgagaagccgtattctTGCAAAGCATGTGGAAAATTCTTTAACCAAAGGTGTAACTTAATAGCTCAtctgagaacccacacagatgAGAAGCCGTATTCTTGTGAAACATGTGGCAAAGACTTCAGAACCCGCCATCAACTGCAACTCCATataagaacccacacaggtgagaggcCGTTCCTTTGCAAAACCTGCGGTAGAAGATTCAGTGACAATTCATCATGTAAACAACACACGAGAATCCACACAGGCGAGAAGCCGTATTCTTGTGAAATATGTGGGAAAGACTTCAGAGTAAGTGGTCAATTGAAAATCCACATAAAAAGAgaacacacaggtgagaagctgtAG
- the LOC123969663 gene encoding gastrula zinc finger protein XlCGF57.1-like isoform X2, whose translation MLTPAHEEREHSEAELNSDHQLLSHDCHVAESRDQRGGEREDSGSTRDAEPKQKKQDNNRRSPRNKSAMSKVHHDPHTGKNSFTCDTCGKEFQYKLVFQKHLRYHTGEKPYSCKTCGKDFRTRVKLQYHMKTHTDEKLYTCKTCGKDFRTRVKLQYHMKTHTDEKLYSCKTCGKAFRTSTELRLHIRTHTGEKPYSCKTCGKSFSQRSHVMAHLRTHTGEKPYSCETCGKDFRTRHTLQLHIRTHTGEKPFLCKTCGKRFTDNSSCKKHMRIHTGEKPYSCETCGKAFRDLTQLKIHKIEHTGEKPYSCKACGKFFNQRCNLIAHLRTHTDEKPYSCETCGKDFRTRHQLQLHIRTHTGERPFLCKTCGRRFSDNSSCKQHTRIHTGEKPYSCEICGKDFRVSGQLKIHIKREHTGEKL comes from the coding sequence ATGTTGACTCCTGCTCATGAGGAAAGGGAGcacagtgaagcagaactgaacagcgaccaccagctcctctctcacgACTGTCATGTAGCTGAGAGCCGAGATCAGAGAGGAGGCGAGCGTGAAGACTCAGGATCAACTAGAGATGCAGAGCCAAAACAAAAGAAGCAAGATAACAACAGGAGAAGCCCCAGAAACAAGTCTGCCATGTCAAAGGTTCACCATGATCCTCACACAGGTAAAAACTCTTTCACATGTGACACATGTGGGAAAGAGTTTCAGTACAAGTTAGTATTTCAGAAACACCTGAGATACCACACGggtgagaagccgtattcttgcaaaacatgtgggaaagaCTTCAGAACCAGAGTTAAATTGCAATACCACATGAAAACCCACACAGATGAGAAGCTGTATACTTGCAAAACATGCGGGAAAGACTTCAGAACCAGAGTTAAATTGCAATACCACATGAAAACCCACACAGATGAGAAGCTGTATTCTTGCAAAACATGCGGGAAAGCCTTCAGAACCAGCACTGAATTGCGACTCCATataagaacccacacaggtgagaagccgtattcttgcaaaacatgtggaAAATCTTTTAGCCAGAGGAGTCACGTGATGGCCCAtctgagaacccacacaggcgAGAAGCCGtattcatgtgaaacatgtggcAAAGACTTCAGAACCCGCCATACACTGCAACTCCATATAAgaacacacacaggtgagaagccgttcCTTTGCAAAACCTGCGGTAAAAGATTCACTGACAATTCATCATGTAAAAAACAtatgagaatccacacaggcgagaagccgtattcttgtgaaacatgtgggaaagctttcagaGATCTTACTCAATTGAAAATTCACAAAATAgaacacacaggtgagaagccgtattctTGCAAAGCATGTGGAAAATTCTTTAACCAAAGGTGTAACTTAATAGCTCAtctgagaacccacacagatgAGAAGCCGTATTCTTGTGAAACATGTGGCAAAGACTTCAGAACCCGCCATCAACTGCAACTCCATataagaacccacacaggtgagaggcCGTTCCTTTGCAAAACCTGCGGTAGAAGATTCAGTGACAATTCATCATGTAAACAACACACGAGAATCCACACAGGCGAGAAGCCGTATTCTTGTGAAATATGTGGGAAAGACTTCAGAGTAAGTGGTCAATTGAAAATCCACATAAAAAGAgaacacacaggtgagaagctgtAG